In a single window of the uncultured Pseudodesulfovibrio sp. genome:
- a CDS encoding DUF6785 family protein gives MNGRLRLRALVTGLVLGLILCVYTPYNNAVLGGVPLGGGHFPLAPFFILAWLFLLDAGAARLTKRPPVLSGVELLVVWLMMTLFTAIGYAGLTETFFVNITAPQRYARDAYRWTEILGPLLPESWFPHSADAVRQLFQGLKGGRDMSVLQVLSSIPWGAWLPPLIVWSLFILGAYFVMICLTALFGRQWVVNERVNFPLLRVPMLMGEALDQRRLSAWWTDRFLLTGLVLTGALHLLNGLHFYYPSVPQLPTLILAGSYFPKFGLFSGFYKLKLYFIPAFVGFAFLTTRQISFSMWFFHLAAGLLFGLLYVLGWQLPEAALGTTLGPDLARPEGAQTIGSYAVFFIFLLWLARHHLKETLSCIVRPVCKGGEAINRSGRTTPPQEWAPPAWPLVGLILGMLFLVVWCRWFGLPWAGAVLLPIAFMLVMLVISRLVCQGGLPYFTLTAAPSDGIMGLFGTGVLGSAGVAATAIMQKVLFLDVREAVAPTLFHGAKIRESAAPARRGLVLAAIGLSLVLALAAAFATMLYLGHRYGLRELRLDWATQTVLANFENAQRLVDQPVGPNQWLLTYAGFGALAMFVLIYCYYKLPWWPLHPLGYLAAYSAGMKILWYPFFLGWLCNHLVLHYGGTRLYNKVRFLFIGLILGDFLMGGVYAIIGMFSSQAYSVFPM, from the coding sequence ATGAACGGACGACTGAGGCTGCGCGCATTGGTGACCGGGCTCGTCCTCGGCCTGATCCTGTGCGTCTACACCCCGTACAACAACGCCGTTCTCGGCGGCGTGCCGCTGGGCGGCGGGCATTTCCCGCTGGCCCCGTTCTTCATCCTGGCCTGGCTGTTTTTGCTGGACGCCGGAGCAGCGCGACTGACCAAACGGCCGCCCGTCCTTTCCGGGGTGGAGCTGCTGGTCGTTTGGCTGATGATGACCCTGTTCACGGCCATCGGCTACGCCGGGCTGACCGAAACCTTCTTCGTCAACATCACCGCGCCCCAGCGTTACGCCAGGGACGCCTACCGCTGGACCGAAATCCTGGGCCCGCTGCTGCCCGAGTCCTGGTTCCCGCACTCCGCCGATGCGGTTCGCCAGCTCTTCCAAGGGCTCAAGGGCGGCCGGGACATGTCCGTGCTCCAGGTCCTCTCGTCCATTCCGTGGGGGGCATGGCTGCCGCCCCTGATCGTCTGGTCCCTGTTCATCCTGGGCGCGTATTTCGTGATGATCTGTCTGACCGCGCTGTTCGGCCGCCAGTGGGTGGTCAACGAGCGGGTCAACTTCCCCCTGCTGCGCGTACCCATGCTCATGGGCGAAGCCCTGGACCAGCGGCGGCTCTCCGCATGGTGGACCGACCGCTTCCTGCTCACCGGCCTCGTCCTGACCGGCGCCCTGCACCTGCTCAACGGCCTGCATTTCTACTATCCGTCCGTGCCGCAGTTGCCGACTTTGATCCTGGCCGGTTCCTATTTCCCCAAGTTCGGGCTCTTTTCCGGATTCTACAAGCTGAAGCTGTACTTCATCCCGGCCTTCGTTGGGTTCGCCTTCCTGACCACCCGGCAGATATCCTTCTCCATGTGGTTCTTCCACCTGGCCGCCGGGCTGCTCTTCGGCCTGCTCTACGTGCTCGGCTGGCAGTTGCCCGAGGCTGCGCTGGGGACCACGCTCGGTCCTGATCTGGCCCGCCCCGAGGGGGCGCAGACCATCGGCTCCTACGCCGTGTTCTTCATCTTCCTGCTCTGGCTGGCCCGGCACCATCTCAAGGAGACCTTGTCCTGCATTGTCCGGCCGGTCTGCAAGGGCGGAGAGGCCATCAACCGGTCGGGGCGCACCACTCCGCCTCAGGAATGGGCGCCGCCCGCATGGCCGCTGGTCGGCCTTATCCTGGGCATGCTCTTCCTCGTGGTCTGGTGCCGCTGGTTCGGGCTGCCCTGGGCCGGAGCCGTTCTGCTGCCCATCGCCTTCATGCTGGTCATGCTGGTCATCAGCCGCCTGGTCTGTCAGGGAGGCCTGCCCTATTTCACACTGACCGCAGCCCCATCCGACGGGATCATGGGGCTGTTCGGCACGGGCGTGCTCGGCTCGGCGGGCGTGGCCGCCACCGCGATCATGCAGAAGGTCCTGTTCCTGGACGTGCGCGAGGCCGTGGCCCCGACCCTGTTCCACGGGGCCAAGATACGCGAATCCGCCGCCCCGGCCCGGCGCGGTCTGGTGCTCGCGGCCATCGGCCTGTCCCTGGTGCTGGCCCTGGCCGCCGCGTTCGCGACCATGCTTTACCTGGGCCACCGGTACGGACTGCGCGAACTGCGTCTGGACTGGGCCACCCAGACCGTGCTGGCCAACTTCGAGAACGCCCAGCGTCTGGTGGACCAACCCGTCGGCCCCAACCAATGGCTGCTGACCTACGCAGGATTCGGCGCGCTGGCCATGTTCGTGCTCATCTACTGCTACTACAAGCTGCCCTGGTGGCCCCTGCATCCGCTGGGCTATCTGGCGGCCTATTCCGCGGGCATGAAGATCCTGTGGTACCCGTTCTTTCTGGGCTGGCTGTGCAACCACCTGGTCCTGCACTACGGCGGCACCCGACTCTACAACAAAGTCCGGTTCCTGTTCATCGGGCTGATACTCGGCGATTTCCTCATGGGCGGCGTCTACGCCATCATCGGCATGTTCTCCAGTCAGGCGTACAGCGTCTTTCCCATGTGA
- a CDS encoding transporter substrate-binding domain-containing protein, giving the protein MSVTMRTILKILPLYLCLMCMDGMGGFHGLAWAEPGGKGMVMFIAHADVPPYYIANSGGVNNGILMDVLRAVTGPLDRTVTSMRLPDKRGWYMLTHGGLDVYATAREWIENPDRFLWTDPFMANEDVLVYRVGSPQIYSGPESLLGRNVACIRGFIYPPLEASFKSGKITRLDAPSPEAMLELLLRGRADAVLVNRTEILWLLRTDKNLEPHRFRIDPQPVDRAFIRFLFPRDRGWEPMVDAFNRRLEAMRTDGSLKAILDRYQ; this is encoded by the coding sequence ATGAGTGTGACCATGCGGACCATACTGAAAATACTCCCACTCTACCTCTGCCTGATGTGCATGGACGGTATGGGAGGCTTTCATGGTTTGGCTTGGGCCGAGCCAGGGGGCAAAGGCATGGTCATGTTCATCGCGCACGCGGACGTGCCGCCCTATTACATCGCCAACTCGGGAGGCGTGAACAACGGCATCCTGATGGATGTCCTGCGGGCCGTCACCGGACCGTTGGACCGCACCGTGACCTCCATGCGCCTTCCGGACAAACGGGGCTGGTACATGCTCACGCATGGCGGATTGGATGTTTACGCCACGGCGCGGGAATGGATCGAAAACCCCGACCGGTTCCTTTGGACCGACCCGTTCATGGCCAATGAGGACGTTCTCGTCTACCGCGTCGGCAGCCCCCAGATATACAGCGGCCCCGAGTCCCTGCTCGGCAGGAACGTGGCCTGCATCAGGGGCTTCATCTACCCGCCTCTGGAAGCCTCTTTCAAATCAGGCAAGATCACCCGCCTCGACGCGCCCTCTCCCGAGGCCATGCTGGAACTGCTGTTGCGCGGCCGGGCCGACGCTGTCCTGGTCAACCGGACCGAGATACTGTGGCTGTTGCGCACGGACAAGAACCTGGAGCCGCATCGCTTCCGCATCGACCCGCAACCCGTGGACCGGGCCTTCATCCGTTTTCTTTTTCCCAGGGACCGGGGTTGGGAACCCATGGTCGACGCGTTCAACCGCCGCCTTGAAGCCATGCGCACGGACGGCAGCCTCAAGGCCATACTCGACCGGTATCAATAG
- a CDS encoding transporter substrate-binding domain-containing protein yields the protein MYDNKASIRQAGVAPRSALLGRAPYPAVMLLLACLGFFCSESPAHARDLVLFMTNENWPPFQINDAPKGGSGVIVDVLREIASQLGLNLKMEILPERRGWDMLDHGELDIFLTAREWVQDPDRYLWTSPLMLNEDVLLFRANSTLRYTSPASLEGRSVAAMEDFVYPVLESSFKEGKITRIDCGSPYAMLKMLDLGRVDAALVNRSETLWLFRKHPELHPERFRMDETPFDSAWYRFMLPRGLGWEKDIARFNSRIEAMKQDGTLNAILDRYR from the coding sequence ATGTACGACAACAAAGCATCCATACGCCAAGCCGGTGTGGCCCCACGGTCCGCACTTCTTGGCCGCGCGCCCTACCCGGCGGTCATGCTCCTCCTCGCCTGTCTGGGCTTTTTCTGCTCCGAGTCCCCGGCGCACGCTCGTGACCTCGTCCTGTTCATGACCAACGAGAACTGGCCCCCTTTCCAGATAAATGATGCGCCCAAAGGCGGCAGCGGGGTGATAGTGGACGTGCTCCGGGAAATCGCCTCGCAGCTCGGCCTGAATCTCAAGATGGAGATCCTGCCCGAACGAAGGGGCTGGGACATGCTCGATCATGGCGAGCTGGATATCTTTCTCACGGCCCGGGAGTGGGTCCAGGACCCGGACCGCTACCTATGGACAAGCCCATTGATGCTCAACGAGGACGTCCTGTTGTTCCGGGCGAACAGCACCCTGCGCTATACTTCCCCTGCGTCCCTTGAAGGACGGAGCGTGGCGGCCATGGAAGATTTCGTCTACCCTGTCCTGGAGTCCTCCTTCAAGGAGGGCAAGATCACACGCATCGACTGCGGGTCCCCCTACGCCATGCTGAAAATGCTGGACCTGGGCAGGGTGGATGCGGCTCTGGTCAACCGCAGCGAAACCCTGTGGCTCTTCCGCAAACATCCTGAGCTGCACCCCGAGCGATTCCGCATGGACGAGACCCCGTTCGACAGCGCATGGTATCGCTTCATGCTGCCCCGGGGACTGGGTTGGGAGAAAGATATCGCCCGCTTCAACAGCCGCATAGAGGCCATGAAGCAGGACGGCACCCTTAACGCCATCCTCGACCGGTACAGATAG
- a CDS encoding peptide transporter: MYDDKELKEYRDLMQPPEKFEEGFDWKTIVGAIFIGFLMMPGSMYLQLVIGQGIGPAARWVTIILFAEIAKRSYTHLKEQEIFLLYYMAGAALASPFQGLLWNQYLVQSDAARMLGLTEFIPHWVAPALGSGSYLERTFLHRDWLVPILLLIGSQLVQRIDHFGLGYSLYRITSDVEKLPFPMAPVGALGTMALAESTEDKKTGWKWRVFSIGGVIGLAFGFFYVLLPALSGLLFTEPIRLIPIPWVELTQHTEDVLPAVATGIQFDLGLVFIGMVLPFWAVIGGLLGLIVTIVANPILYAHGILHRWHPGMATVETVFANNFDFYMSFGIGLGLAIGAVGVYYVVKSFKSSSGGLDFSALFNPPEGRGDINFWVSIGIYVFSTLCYIGFCLWLVPSFPWIFFVLYGFVYTPVISYISARMEGVAGQFVALPMVREFSFIAGAKFFGYHGLEIWYAPIPVHNYGEATVQFRQIELTGTSLKGIIKAEILVFPIVMVSSLFFSQFLWQLAPIPSPEYPFAQELWHLQALNSLLLQTSTLDGNSLFFEALSGPVVLSGLGLGLILYSVLNVLGLPVLLVYGVVRGLGQSTPHGMLLEVVGALLGRFYFLKKYGKQWRHYAPVLLAGFSCGMGLTGMFAMGCTLIMKSLGRLAY; this comes from the coding sequence ATGTATGACGACAAGGAACTAAAAGAATATCGCGACTTGATGCAGCCGCCGGAGAAGTTCGAGGAGGGCTTCGACTGGAAGACCATCGTCGGGGCCATCTTCATCGGCTTCCTGATGATGCCCGGCTCCATGTATCTGCAGCTGGTCATCGGCCAGGGGATTGGTCCGGCCGCCCGCTGGGTGACCATCATCCTGTTCGCAGAGATCGCCAAACGTTCATATACTCACCTGAAAGAACAGGAAATATTCCTGCTCTACTACATGGCGGGCGCGGCCCTGGCCTCACCGTTCCAGGGGCTCTTGTGGAACCAGTATCTGGTCCAGTCCGACGCCGCGCGCATGCTCGGCCTGACCGAATTCATCCCCCACTGGGTGGCCCCGGCGCTCGGCTCGGGCTCCTACCTGGAACGAACGTTCCTGCACCGCGACTGGCTTGTGCCCATCCTGCTCCTGATCGGCTCGCAGCTGGTCCAGCGCATCGACCATTTCGGGCTGGGCTACTCCCTGTACCGGATCACCTCGGACGTGGAAAAGCTGCCCTTCCCCATGGCCCCGGTGGGCGCGCTCGGCACCATGGCCCTGGCGGAATCCACCGAGGACAAGAAGACCGGCTGGAAGTGGCGGGTCTTCTCCATCGGCGGAGTCATCGGCCTAGCCTTCGGGTTCTTCTACGTGCTCCTGCCCGCCCTGTCCGGACTGCTCTTCACCGAGCCCATACGGCTCATCCCCATCCCGTGGGTGGAACTGACCCAGCACACCGAGGACGTCCTGCCCGCTGTGGCTACCGGCATCCAGTTCGATCTCGGGCTGGTCTTCATCGGCATGGTCCTGCCCTTCTGGGCGGTCATCGGCGGCCTGCTCGGCCTGATCGTGACCATTGTGGCCAACCCGATCCTCTACGCGCACGGCATCCTGCACCGCTGGCATCCCGGCATGGCCACAGTCGAGACCGTCTTTGCCAACAATTTCGATTTCTACATGAGCTTCGGCATCGGGCTGGGTTTGGCCATCGGCGCGGTGGGCGTCTACTACGTGGTCAAATCCTTCAAGAGCTCCTCCGGCGGCCTGGACTTCTCGGCCCTGTTCAATCCGCCCGAAGGACGCGGGGACATCAACTTCTGGGTGTCCATCGGCATCTACGTCTTTTCGACGCTCTGCTACATCGGTTTCTGCCTGTGGCTGGTGCCCAGCTTCCCGTGGATCTTCTTCGTGCTCTACGGCTTCGTCTACACCCCGGTCATTTCATACATCTCCGCGCGCATGGAGGGCGTGGCCGGGCAGTTCGTGGCCCTGCCCATGGTCCGCGAATTCTCGTTCATCGCCGGGGCCAAGTTCTTCGGCTACCACGGGTTGGAAATCTGGTACGCGCCCATCCCGGTGCATAACTACGGCGAGGCAACGGTCCAGTTCCGCCAGATCGAACTGACCGGCACCAGCCTGAAAGGGATCATCAAGGCCGAAATACTGGTCTTTCCCATCGTCATGGTCTCCTCCCTGTTCTTCTCGCAGTTCCTCTGGCAGCTCGCGCCCATCCCCTCGCCCGAGTACCCCTTTGCCCAGGAGCTGTGGCATCTCCAGGCCCTGAACTCCCTGCTGCTCCAGACCTCGACGCTGGACGGCAACTCGCTCTTCTTCGAAGCCCTGTCCGGCCCGGTGGTCCTGTCCGGCCTGGGCCTGGGGCTGATCCTCTACTCGGTGCTCAACGTCCTGGGCCTGCCCGTGCTCCTGGTCTACGGCGTGGTCCGCGGGCTCGGTCAGTCCACGCCCCACGGTATGCTCCTGGAGGTCGTGGGCGCGCTCCTCGGCCGCTTCTACTTCCTGAAGAAGTACGGGAAACAGTGGCGGCACTATGCCCCGGTCCTGCTCGCGGGCTTCTCCTGCGGCATGGGGCTGACCGGCATGTTCGCCATGGGCTGCACCCTGATCATGAAATCCCTGGGCCGGTTGGCCTACTAG
- the glmU gene encoding bifunctional UDP-N-acetylglucosamine diphosphorylase/glucosamine-1-phosphate N-acetyltransferase GlmU, translating to MPETKTTALVLAAGKGTRMRSPKAKVLQTLLNEPMLFYVYEALSPIVRNNVLTVVGHDADNVAAAFPAMADRFVTQAEQLGTGHALQVAWDAVEKSGATHCLVINGDTPLVTVEALDRLMAAQGCCDLAFMTITPRDTGAFGRVVRDSERRIRAIVEAKDYDFSLHGPVTGEVNAGIYLLKVATIGPLLHKLENTNKSGEYYITDLVGLAVEQGLSVDGVQAGNDVSLMGINSPRELINAENTLRARIVDELIDSGVLIHNPGTVIIGPRVTVEPGAEIFGHCEIYGASKVAAGVRLGSYNHITDATFASGCVVREFNHIEGAEVGEGVTVGPYSRLRPGAKLEKNARIGNFVEMKKATLGEGAKASHLTYLGDTVVGAGANIGAGTITCNYDGKNKFTTTIGAGAFIGSNTALVAPVSVGENALIGAGSTITKDVPDNQTGIARGKQVNLKRSLKRN from the coding sequence ATGCCCGAGACCAAGACGACCGCCCTGGTGCTGGCCGCCGGCAAGGGAACGCGGATGCGTTCGCCCAAGGCCAAGGTGCTGCAGACCCTGCTCAACGAACCCATGCTCTTCTACGTGTATGAGGCGCTTTCGCCCATCGTGCGGAACAACGTGCTGACCGTGGTCGGGCACGACGCGGACAACGTGGCCGCGGCCTTTCCGGCCATGGCCGACCGTTTTGTCACGCAGGCCGAGCAGCTCGGCACGGGCCACGCCCTGCAGGTCGCCTGGGATGCTGTGGAGAAATCCGGCGCCACCCACTGCCTGGTCATCAACGGCGACACCCCGCTGGTCACAGTGGAGGCCCTGGACCGGCTCATGGCCGCCCAGGGATGCTGCGATCTCGCATTCATGACCATCACCCCCCGGGATACCGGGGCATTCGGCCGCGTGGTCCGCGACTCCGAACGGAGAATCCGGGCCATTGTCGAGGCCAAGGACTATGATTTTTCCCTGCACGGACCGGTCACCGGCGAGGTCAACGCGGGCATCTACCTGCTCAAGGTAGCGACCATCGGGCCGCTCCTGCACAAGCTGGAGAACACCAATAAATCCGGCGAGTACTACATCACCGACCTGGTCGGGTTGGCCGTCGAACAGGGCCTGTCCGTGGACGGCGTCCAGGCGGGTAACGACGTTTCGCTCATGGGAATCAACTCCCCGCGCGAGCTGATCAACGCCGAAAACACCCTGCGGGCCCGTATCGTGGATGAACTCATCGACTCCGGCGTACTTATCCACAATCCCGGCACCGTTATCATCGGCCCCCGGGTTACGGTCGAACCCGGTGCGGAGATCTTCGGCCACTGCGAAATCTACGGCGCGTCCAAAGTGGCGGCCGGCGTGCGGCTGGGCTCCTACAATCACATCACCGACGCGACCTTCGCCTCCGGGTGCGTGGTCCGGGAGTTCAACCACATCGAAGGGGCCGAGGTCGGCGAAGGCGTGACCGTGGGGCCATACTCCCGCCTGCGTCCCGGCGCCAAGCTCGAGAAGAACGCGCGCATCGGCAATTTCGTGGAGATGAAGAAGGCCACCCTGGGTGAAGGCGCCAAGGCCAGCCACCTGACCTACCTCGGAGACACCGTTGTCGGAGCCGGGGCCAACATCGGGGCCGGAACAATCACCTGCAATTACGACGGAAAAAACAAATTTACGACCACGATCGGTGCGGGAGCGTTCATCGGCTCCAACACCGCCCTGGTCGCGCCGGTGAGCGTTGGCGAAAACGCTCTGATCGGAGCGGGATCCACCATCACGAAGGACGTGCCGGACAACCAGACCGGCATCGCAAGAGGCAAGCAGGTCAACCTGAAACGGAGCCTGAAGAGAAACTAG
- the zapA gene encoding cell division protein ZapA has protein sequence MPRYTLTLMGLEISFKTDADHVRIEAAQAFIENKHKELVDGAGDISKEKLLTYLLLSLADDYLVAEDKLKRLEGKIGEILEKTSTDPGR, from the coding sequence ATGCCTCGCTACACGCTGACCCTGATGGGACTCGAGATATCCTTCAAGACGGATGCGGACCATGTCCGTATCGAGGCCGCGCAGGCGTTTATCGAGAACAAGCACAAAGAGCTTGTTGACGGAGCCGGTGATATCAGCAAGGAAAAGCTGCTCACCTATCTGCTCCTGAGCCTGGCGGACGATTATCTGGTCGCCGAGGATAAGCTGAAGCGACTGGAAGGGAAGATCGGAGAGATTTTGGAAAAGACCTCAACGGACCCGGGCCGATAA
- the rny gene encoding ribonuclease Y — MLPQIAMAGGALIIGLAVGIILFKYISDKKVSDSKGLAERIVEEARKESEALKKESRLQAQDEIFNQKKELEREFKDRESQLKNEEKRLHSKEERLDAKREKVADKEAQVVELEKQLIKQEKHLSELEEDLTQKSDEHERKLQEISGLTVEEARESLLKEIESRTRHEAAKMIRNIEMEAKENASKKAKEILSLALQRYAGDYAGEQTVTAVTLPSEDMKGRIIGREGRNIRALEAATGVDLIIDDTPETVVLSAFSPLKREVAKQALERLIHDGRIHPARIEEIVRKVESEMDTKLKEIGEQATFDVGVHGIHPEVINLLGRLHYRTSFSQNVLQHSMEVAFLCGVMAAELGLNEKEAKRAGLLHDIGKAVDHEIEGPHAIIGADLAKKHGESKEIVHSIAAHHEDTPPMTILANLVQAADSLSGARPGARKELLENYVKRLEELEGLATGFDGVQKAYAIQAGREIRVMVDSEKVGDENTYVLCKDIAEKIENNMTYPGQIRVTVIREKRAVGYAK, encoded by the coding sequence ATGTTACCCCAAATCGCCATGGCCGGCGGTGCATTGATCATCGGCCTCGCCGTCGGGATCATTCTTTTCAAATACATCTCCGATAAAAAGGTCTCCGACTCCAAGGGACTTGCGGAACGCATCGTGGAGGAGGCCCGCAAGGAGAGCGAGGCCCTGAAGAAGGAATCGCGCCTTCAGGCCCAGGATGAGATTTTCAATCAGAAAAAAGAGCTGGAACGAGAGTTCAAAGACCGCGAAAGCCAGCTCAAGAACGAGGAAAAACGCCTCCACTCCAAGGAGGAGCGCCTCGACGCCAAGCGGGAAAAGGTCGCTGACAAGGAAGCCCAGGTGGTCGAGTTGGAAAAGCAGCTCATCAAGCAGGAAAAGCACCTGAGTGAACTGGAAGAGGACCTGACCCAGAAATCCGACGAGCATGAGCGCAAACTCCAGGAGATTTCCGGCCTGACAGTGGAAGAGGCCCGCGAGAGCCTGCTCAAGGAGATCGAGTCCCGCACACGGCACGAAGCCGCCAAAATGATCCGCAATATCGAGATGGAAGCCAAGGAAAACGCTTCCAAGAAAGCCAAGGAGATTCTCTCCCTGGCTTTACAGCGTTATGCGGGCGACTACGCAGGCGAACAGACCGTAACCGCCGTGACTCTGCCCAGCGAGGACATGAAGGGCCGCATCATCGGTCGCGAGGGCCGCAACATCCGCGCCCTGGAAGCCGCCACGGGCGTCGACCTCATCATCGACGACACGCCCGAGACCGTGGTCCTGTCCGCCTTCAGCCCGCTCAAGCGCGAAGTGGCCAAGCAGGCCCTTGAGCGCCTCATCCATGATGGCCGCATCCACCCCGCTCGCATCGAGGAGATCGTCCGCAAGGTCGAGAGCGAGATGGACACCAAGTTGAAGGAAATCGGCGAGCAGGCCACCTTTGACGTGGGCGTGCACGGCATCCACCCGGAGGTCATCAACCTGTTGGGCCGCCTGCACTACCGCACCAGTTTCTCCCAGAACGTGCTCCAGCATTCCATGGAGGTCGCCTTCCTGTGCGGCGTCATGGCCGCCGAGCTCGGCCTCAACGAGAAGGAAGCCAAGCGCGCCGGACTGCTGCACGACATCGGCAAGGCCGTGGACCACGAAATCGAAGGCCCGCACGCCATCATCGGCGCCGACCTGGCCAAGAAGCACGGCGAGTCCAAGGAGATTGTCCACTCCATCGCCGCTCACCACGAGGACACTCCGCCCATGACCATCCTGGCCAACCTGGTTCAGGCCGCCGACTCCCTGTCCGGCGCCCGCCCCGGCGCGCGCAAGGAGCTGCTCGAGAACTACGTCAAGCGTCTCGAGGAGCTGGAAGGGCTGGCCACCGGTTTCGACGGCGTGCAGAAGGCCTACGCCATCCAGGCAGGCCGCGAGATCCGCGTCATGGTCGATTCCGAGAAGGTCGGCGATGAGAACACCTACGTGCTCTGTAAGGACATTGCCGAGAAGATCGAAAACAACATGACGTACCCAGGCCAGATACGGGTCACGGTAATCCGTGAAAAACGGGCCGTGGGCTACGCCAAATAA
- a CDS encoding protein-glutamate O-methyltransferase, with amino-acid sequence MSRSTDTGNDKLKQAMDTSMNLVRSEMGDAEFKRFSDLIQSDLGIKMPPSKKVLLQSRFQKRLRALGMSGYKEYCDYVFSEAGRAQERMHLIDVVTTNTTHFFREPKHWDIMNNIVLPELWSRGVGKSSPLRIWSAGCSSGEEPYTLGMVLHEWGGSRQGFDFTILATDISQKILAEAKRAVYSMDKVEDVPMQYKKKYMLKSKDQMLVKMDAVLRNKVSFQQLNFMEDFKLQNSQNIIFCRNVVIYFDRSTQEVLFNKFCNNLQPGGYLFIGHSESLSGMTLPIRQVAPTVFQRL; translated from the coding sequence ATGAGCCGCAGCACAGACACAGGCAACGACAAGCTCAAGCAAGCCATGGACACGTCCATGAATCTCGTGCGTTCGGAAATGGGCGACGCGGAATTCAAGCGCTTCAGCGACCTGATCCAGTCCGATCTGGGCATCAAGATGCCCCCTTCCAAGAAGGTGTTGCTGCAGTCCCGGTTCCAGAAGCGGCTGCGCGCCCTGGGCATGTCCGGTTACAAGGAATACTGCGACTACGTCTTTTCGGAGGCGGGACGCGCGCAGGAGCGCATGCACCTGATCGACGTTGTCACCACCAACACCACCCACTTTTTCCGCGAGCCCAAGCACTGGGACATCATGAACAACATCGTCCTGCCGGAACTGTGGAGCCGGGGCGTGGGCAAATCATCCCCCCTGCGCATCTGGTCGGCGGGCTGTTCCAGCGGAGAGGAACCGTACACGCTGGGCATGGTGCTCCACGAATGGGGCGGATCGCGCCAAGGGTTCGACTTCACCATCCTGGCCACGGACATTTCCCAGAAGATTCTGGCCGAGGCCAAGCGGGCCGTGTACTCCATGGACAAGGTCGAGGACGTGCCCATGCAGTACAAGAAGAAGTACATGCTCAAGTCCAAGGACCAGATGCTGGTCAAGATGGACGCGGTGCTGCGCAACAAGGTCTCTTTCCAGCAGTTGAATTTCATGGAGGACTTCAAGCTGCAGAACAGCCAGAACATCATCTTCTGCCGCAACGTGGTCATCTATTTCGACCGGTCCACCCAGGAAGTGCTCTTCAACAAGTTCTGCAACAACCTGCAGCCCGGCGGCTATCTTTTCATCGGCCACTCGGAGAGCCTGTCGGGCATGACTCTGCCCATCCGGCAGGTGGCCCCCACGGTCTTCCAGCGGCTCTGA
- a CDS encoding TIGR00282 family metallophosphoesterase, producing MRILFLGDIVGVPGRKAVLNNLARIREEESLDFIFANGENASGGYGLKAKHAKELFKAGLDGITGGNHIWKYKDLYSMLDSDGRILRPHNYPEQLPGSGVQIFRKNGFPAVAVINLLGRTFMPPIDCPFAAAETVLDALPADIPVQIVDFHAEATGEKIAMGYFLEGKVSAVVGTHTHVQTNDAKVLSGGTAYLTDLGMCGAADSCLGMKPEIILDRYLTGLPRQLEAATGPGVLQGAIFDIDESTGKAVSMATFQRND from the coding sequence ATGCGCATTCTCTTTCTCGGCGACATCGTAGGTGTGCCCGGCCGCAAGGCCGTCCTGAACAATCTCGCCCGCATCCGTGAAGAGGAGTCCCTGGACTTCATCTTCGCCAACGGTGAAAACGCCAGCGGCGGCTACGGACTGAAAGCCAAGCACGCCAAGGAATTGTTCAAGGCGGGCCTGGACGGCATCACCGGCGGCAACCACATCTGGAAGTACAAGGACCTCTATTCCATGCTCGACAGTGACGGCCGCATCCTGCGCCCGCACAACTATCCGGAGCAGCTCCCCGGCTCGGGCGTACAGATCTTCCGTAAGAACGGCTTCCCCGCAGTGGCGGTCATCAACCTCCTGGGGAGAACCTTCATGCCGCCCATCGACTGCCCCTTTGCCGCGGCTGAGACCGTCCTGGACGCGCTGCCCGCAGACATCCCCGTGCAGATAGTGGACTTTCACGCCGAGGCCACAGGCGAAAAGATCGCCATGGGCTACTTTCTTGAAGGCAAGGTATCGGCAGTGGTCGGGACCCACACCCACGTCCAGACCAACGACGCCAAGGTGCTCTCCGGAGGCACGGCCTACCTGACCGATCTGGGCATGTGCGGAGCCGCCGACTCCTGCCTGGGCATGAAGCCGGAAATCATCCTGGACCGCTACCTGACCGGCCTGCCAAGGCAGTTGGAGGCAGCCACTGGTCCCGGGGTTTTACAAGGCGCGATTTTTGACATAGATGAGAGCACCGGCAAGGCGGTATCCATGGCCACGTTCCAGCGGAACGACTAG